A region from the Corylus avellana chromosome ca7, CavTom2PMs-1.0 genome encodes:
- the LOC132186562 gene encoding protein BTR1 isoform X2, protein MESTESSYVSSPEAPRKRSPPPPKSPNSDSMEKPTYIKFLVSNAAAGSVIGKGGSTITDFQSQSGARIQLSRNHEFFPGTTDRIIMVSGSINETLKAVELILAKLLSEFQSEEGDDVEPRTKVRLIVPNSSCGGIIGKGGSTIKSFIEESQAGIKISPQDNNYFGLNDRLVTLTGNLDEQMRAIDLILSKLAEDPHYSQSMNAPFSYPAPHNAMNYGSNGAGGKFPNNKEDRSNSVTIGIADDHIGLVVGRGGRNIMEISQVSGARIKISDRGDFMSGTTDRKVTITGSQRAIHAAESMIMQKVTYASERVME, encoded by the exons ATGGAGTCGACTGAGTCTTCCTACGTGTCGTCGCCGGAGGCCCCGCGTAAGCGATCTCCGCCGCCGCCAAAGTCTCCGAACTCAG ATTCTATGGAGAAGCCCACGTACATCAAGTTTCTTGTATCAAATGCTGCAGCTGGCTCTGTTATTGGAAAGGGTGGCTCAACAATAACTGATTTTCAGTCACAATCTGGAGCGCGAATTCAGTTGTCACGCAACCATGAATTTTTTCCAGGGACAACTGATAGGATTATTATGGTATCTGGATCAATTAATGAAACACTCAAGGCTGTAGAACTGATTCTTGCCAAATTGCTTAGTGAG TTTCAATCTGAAGAAGGTGATGATGTTGAGCCAAGAACAAAAGTGAGACTTATTGTTCCAAATAGCTCATGTGGTGGCATAATTGGGAAAGGGGGTTCCACCATAAA GTCATTTATCGAAGAGTCGCAAGCTGGCATTAAGATATCTCCTCAGGATAATAATTACTTTGGGTTGAATGATAGGTTAGTGACGCTGACAGGAAATTTAGATGAGCAGATGAGGGCTATTGACCTGATTCTTTCTAAGCTAGCTGAAGACCCTCATTACTCCCAGTCTATGAATGCCCCATTTTCATATCCAG CGCCCCATAATGCAATGAACTATGGATCAAATGGAGCTGGAGGGAAGTTTCCGAACAACAAG GAGGATCGCAGTAACTCGGTGACCATTGGCATTGCAGATGACCATATAGGCTTGGTTGTTGGTCGTGGTGGAAGAAATATAATGGAAATCAGCCAG GTTAGTGGGGCCAGAATAAAGATATCAGATAGAGGTGATTTTATGTCTGGGACAACTGATAG GAAAGTAACAATCACGGGGTCACAGAGAGCAATCCATGCAGCTGAGTCCATGATAATGCAGAAAGTGACCTATGCTTCTGAGAGGGTCATGGaatag
- the LOC132186562 gene encoding protein BTR1 isoform X1, with translation MESTESSYVSSPEAPRKRSPPPPKSPNSDSMEKPTYIKFLVSNAAAGSVIGKGGSTITDFQSQSGARIQLSRNHEFFPGTTDRIIMVSGSINETLKAVELILAKLLSEFQSEEGDDVEPRTKVRLIVPNSSCGGIIGKGGSTIKSFIEESQAGIKISPQDNNYFGLNDRLVTLTGNLDEQMRAIDLILSKLAEDPHYSQSMNAPFSYPGVSFSGFHGIPYTHVLPSVATAPHNAMNYGSNGAGGKFPNNKEDRSNSVTIGIADDHIGLVVGRGGRNIMEISQVSGARIKISDRGDFMSGTTDRKVTITGSQRAIHAAESMIMQKVTYASERVME, from the exons ATGGAGTCGACTGAGTCTTCCTACGTGTCGTCGCCGGAGGCCCCGCGTAAGCGATCTCCGCCGCCGCCAAAGTCTCCGAACTCAG ATTCTATGGAGAAGCCCACGTACATCAAGTTTCTTGTATCAAATGCTGCAGCTGGCTCTGTTATTGGAAAGGGTGGCTCAACAATAACTGATTTTCAGTCACAATCTGGAGCGCGAATTCAGTTGTCACGCAACCATGAATTTTTTCCAGGGACAACTGATAGGATTATTATGGTATCTGGATCAATTAATGAAACACTCAAGGCTGTAGAACTGATTCTTGCCAAATTGCTTAGTGAG TTTCAATCTGAAGAAGGTGATGATGTTGAGCCAAGAACAAAAGTGAGACTTATTGTTCCAAATAGCTCATGTGGTGGCATAATTGGGAAAGGGGGTTCCACCATAAA GTCATTTATCGAAGAGTCGCAAGCTGGCATTAAGATATCTCCTCAGGATAATAATTACTTTGGGTTGAATGATAGGTTAGTGACGCTGACAGGAAATTTAGATGAGCAGATGAGGGCTATTGACCTGATTCTTTCTAAGCTAGCTGAAGACCCTCATTACTCCCAGTCTATGAATGCCCCATTTTCATATCCAG GTGTTTCCTTCTCCGGTTTTCACGGTATTCCATATACACATGTGCTTCCTTCTGTTGCAACAGCGCCCCATAATGCAATGAACTATGGATCAAATGGAGCTGGAGGGAAGTTTCCGAACAACAAG GAGGATCGCAGTAACTCGGTGACCATTGGCATTGCAGATGACCATATAGGCTTGGTTGTTGGTCGTGGTGGAAGAAATATAATGGAAATCAGCCAG GTTAGTGGGGCCAGAATAAAGATATCAGATAGAGGTGATTTTATGTCTGGGACAACTGATAG GAAAGTAACAATCACGGGGTCACAGAGAGCAATCCATGCAGCTGAGTCCATGATAATGCAGAAAGTGACCTATGCTTCTGAGAGGGTCATGGaatag